In the genome of Arachis stenosperma cultivar V10309 chromosome 2, arast.V10309.gnm1.PFL2, whole genome shotgun sequence, the window AGGCTTGCCACTTGGACTCGAAGGCGCAACATGCCAGGGACACTAACAcatggggcgtgccacttgcagagctgggcgtggcacgccacttAAACGCCTATCACACGCCGAGATGGACGGTCATGTTTATTGAGTTTTCTTTTCCCTCTAAttgtaatttctcttttctcttttgtattttctttattcTAGAGCTAGGAGTAGCATAAATAACCCCTGAAAGTACTGAGAAAGGGGTTGTTGAGTAGTAGTTTCGTTGGAGTATAGTTAGATTTActtttcatctcttccatctcttgtacttttctcttaagctatgagtagctaaattccctctcattgagagagggagctctgttgtacttgatggattaatgatagtaaatttcttcttctcttcatcttttctttgatttgctagaaggaattttgttcttcacactagtgttcaatcatcttgggaaagAGGTTGAATGCAAAATGAGTTTCttgggaaccttggaaaaggaaacatgaaaccatgcttgaaatcccttctcacacttgagtagaatatggattttggtgattggatatggtgacatataatccacCCATTACTTGGACCCATGATGATGTGTgatataatcagggaccaagtaTATCTCTCTTCATtggcaattagaccaaggaattggctgatTATCAATATTTGAGAGATTTAGTCACCAAGgaattggggctcaatcaatcatgattgccaagaggtcaatgagttgcatgattaaAGATGAGATGAGCTggatttaatccaaagagaaTAACATCTCCTGATCTCAATGAATTTCCCCTATTTTTATCTTCCACATTCTTTATAGCTTTCTTTACAATTCTGTCaatccccattcccatttacaattaagtcatttatatttttaCACTTTACATTATTGCCATTTctttttctgcactttactgCTTCTCTTTACTTTTGAGTCATTTACTTTCCtacccatttacaattctgtaaTCACACTCTATATTCTTCAGCTTGACTAATTTACCCATTGATTAAAATTGCTCAAATTTACCAATCtatgtggatacgatcccactccactgtgggttattacttgacgacaattttGTTGCGCTTGCCAAAAGAACAGATTCATCATTCATTATATGTGGGTAGTAAAATCCGACTGATCAAGTTTTATGGTggcgttgccggggattggtttgaatttgacaATGAGTAAATTGATGGGAagctagattaagcattttaaTTACCTTGTTATTACTTTCTtagttctttaatttttgccttttctattttgtttattttttactttGCTCATTTTAGTTATTCATTGTTCATATTTCCATTTATTTTACTGCTCCATTAACTGTTTGATTAATTACATCAACCAAACTAAGCACTAATCTTaacaagattttttttattcacttgTCTTCTGCTTGCTGCTGTTGAatgtatgacaggtagaaggGGAGAAACTTCATCCTCCTTCGAtagtgaacctgagaggaccttccttagattaaggagggaagcaagagacAAAGGCATAGTTGAAACCATGTGAAACCAGCAATAGTTTCTCAAAATTGGAAGTTGCCATAGCACAATTGTCAGCACAACTTACTAGAACTATCTCCACTGTTCTTGAGAGACAACtacaagcaaaaagaaagataGATGCAAACTAAGAAGAGTTCAGATCCAACATAAAGAATCAAGGGGCAGCAATTTCAAAATTGGAAGCACAAGTAGGGAGCTTGTCTAAACAAATACCAATGCCTATACATACATTTCTCAATGATACCATGGCCAACACAAGAAGGGAATGTAAGGCCATCAcactaagaagtggaagagtTGTAGAAGAAGTAATCCCAGGCCAAAGCGaccaagaagaagaaggtgcaaGGGAACCTGAAACTAAGGAAGAAAAGACCCCTGCACCATCCTCACCAAAGCAAGTCCTAAAGCCTTATGTGCCCAAGGCACCCTATCTACAAAGACTGAAGAAGGATGGAAAAAATAGCCAGTTCTCTAGATTCCTAGAAATCTTCTAGAAGCTCCAGATCAACATACCTTTTGCTGAGGCACTAGAGCAAATGCCACTTTATGCCAAATTTTTAAAGGAGCTCATGACAAGGAAGAGGAATTGGGGAGAGAATGAGACTGTAGTGCTCACTGAGGAGTGTAGTGCCATAATACAAAAGAAGCTTCCGCAGATACtgaaagatcctgggagcttccGAATCCCCTTTATCATTGGGGATAtaaacatgaaaaaggtactatGTGATCTAAGAGCCAGCATCAACCTCATGTCCTTGGCTATGATGAAGAGGGTGAGAATAGAAGAGGCCAAGCCAACAAGAATGTCACATCAATTGGATGACAGAACATTTAAATTTCCCCATGGTGTAgtagaggatttgttggtgaaagtgggagaGTTCATCTTTCCAGCTAATTTTGTTGTGCTTGATATGGAAGAATAGGCCAACACATTAATCATTATAGGAAGACCATTCTTAGCTACTGATGGGGTCATAATTGATGTTCAAAAAGAGGAGATAGTCTTAAGATTGCATGAAGAGAAGATGGTCTTCAATGTCTTCAAGGCCATGAACTACCCTAAGGAAGCCATTGGTGAATGCATGATGGTAGATACAATTGAAAACTTAGTTCAAGGAGTCCTAGAGGAAGAACAATGTGAAGAAATCAAAGAGCAAGATCAACAAGTCTCATGTGGTGAGCCACCACTGGAGATTATGGATGAACCAATCATGATGGACAAGAGAAGCAAAATGGAAGTGGAGGCACCAAAGTTGGAGTTGAAAACTCTGCCTTCAAACTTGAAATATGCTTACTTGGGTAACAACAAAACATATCCAGTGATCATCAACTCAATTTTGAATGAGCAACAAGAAGAGGAGCTAACCCAAGTGCAAAAACAACATAAAGATGTCATTGGATGGACACTTGCAGACTTAAAAGGGATCAGCCCTTTAAtgtgcatgcacaaaatcctacTTGAGGAAGGTACAAAGCCCTCAAGACAGTAACAGAGAAAGCTAAACCCAACAATGAATGAAGTTATCCAAAAAGAGGTGTTGAAACTTTAGCAAGCAGGGGTGATTTACCCTATCTCAGACAGCccttgggtgagccctgtccaagtggTTCCTAAGAAGGGGGGGATCACTGTTATAccaaatgagaagaatgaattGATACCTACACGAATAGTGACTGgttggcgtatgtgcattgattataggaAGGTCAATGAAGCCACCAAGAAGGATCACTTCCCCCTACCTTTCATGGACCAAATTCTAGAAAGACTCGCAAGACATGAATATTACTACTTCTTGGACGGTTACTCTGGCTACAACCAAATAGCTCTAGACCCcaaggaccaagagaaaacttCATTTACCTGTCCCTATGGAGTCTTTGCTTATAGGAGAATaccctttggattgtgcaatgcacctgtaacattccaaaggtgcattgatgagcggataatttatacgctttttggcattgtttttagtatgttttaagtatatttcagttagtttttattatatttttattttttttttaaaattcacttttctggactttactatgagtttgtgtgtttttctgtgatttcaagtattttctggctgaaattgagggtcatgagcaaaaatttgattcagaagctgaaaaggactgcagatgctgttggattctgacctccctgcactcgaagtggattttctggagctacaaaagcccaattggtgcgctcttaatggcgttggaaagtagacatcctgggctttccagcaatgtataatactccatactttgcccgagatttgatggcccaaaccggctttgcaaatcagcttcagaattcccagcgtttaacgccggaactggcataaaaattggagttaaacgcccaaactggcataaaagctagcgtttaactccagaaaaagtctctacacatgaaagcttcaatgctcagcccaagcacacactaagtcgaccccggaagtggatttttacgtcatttactcatttatgtataccctaggttactagttcactattaatagaatcttttgacattgtatctacacctcatgacactttacacgtttctcattgtatcttctatggcatgagtctctaaaccccatggttgggggtgaggagctctgctgtgtcttgatggattaatgcaattactactatttttcattcaatcatacttgcttccattctaagatatcacttgttcttaaacctgatgaatgtgatgatccgtgacactcatcatcattctcaactatgaatgtgtgcctgacaaccacctccattctaccttagattgagtagatatctcttggattccttaatcagaatcttcgtggtataagctagaattgatggcggcattcaagagaatccggaaggtctaaaccttgtctatggtattctgagtaggattcaaggattgaatgactgtgacgagcttcaaactcctgagggctgggcgttagtgacagacgcaaaagaatcactggattctattccaacccgattgagaaccgacagatgattagtcgtgctgtgacagagtgcgttgaacattttcactgagaggatgggaggtagctattgacaatggtgaaaccctacatacagcttgccatggagggagtcttgcgtgcttgaagaagaaacagtaggaaagcagaaattcagaagatagagcatctccaaaacctcaacctgttccccattactgcaaaacaagtacttatttcatgttcttttgctttttacaatcaaccctgataattattgatatcctgactaagagttacaagataactatagcttgcttcaagccgacaatctccgtgggatcgacccttactcacgtaaggtattacttggacgacccagtgcatttgctggttagttgtgcaggaTTGCagaagtgtgattgcaattttgtgcaccaagtttttggcgccgttgcaggggattgtttgagtttggacaactgacggtctatcttgttgcttagattaggactgttttatttttgttggtttagagtcttttatttgagtttagtttcatattttaagtttggtgtcaattgcatgtttatgttcttcttgcatttttcgaatttgcatgtccttagtcctttcttgatccttaaaaattctaagtttggtgtcatctttgtgttttcctttaaattttcgaaaatttgtgtttgattttctaaaaattttaagtttggtgtcattttgttgtttttctctttcctcatttcaaaatcaaatctttttcaaaataattttcaatcatatattttcaattgctaattccaaaatctttttaattaactaattgatttagttttcaatttgctttgatcttattttcttttagttttcgaaatttgattttttttcatttgttttattttattattttcggtcaaataaaaaaaagaaaaaaatttactttacttgtgaattcatatcatattccctttctccatcatggacttaagtggaattgaacagtccagaaggactctggggtcatatgctaaccccattacagctgcatatgggagtagtatctgtatacctcccattaaagcaagcagctttgagctaaatcctcaactcattatcatggtgcagcaaaattgccagtattctggtcttccacaagaagaacctactgagtttctggcacaattcttacaacttgctgacacagtacgtgataaagaggtagatcaggatgtctacagattattactgttttcatttgctgtaaaagatcaagctaagaggtggttgaataaccaacctacagcatgtgatgacaagtcatcatatacccatttttcaagctaatttcacttgttttgttagcatttatgcactttcttgtatcctaagtaagtgatttggagtgaaaatgcataacttctttaaatcaagcaaccaccctgaaattaatgttaaatcatgaggtttaagctaattttaattgaattttaattgatttataagcctcttgaatttagtgatacttggagtggttgttttgatttattataggtgaagaaaagaaaagaaaaggaaaagcgtggcctaagaagtgtagcccaaggaaaggaaagtgtggcaaaagagagaagaagcgtgccgcatgcaaagggggaggcaacattgccctccacaagggcacactgccctctaggagggcaacataagagaaccaagaagagaaggcaactctgccctgcccactacaagggcagagcacaaaatgtgccttggaaccaagaggaagagaaccttgccctgccctccacaagggcagtatcgggctcaccaagggagaaattcaaaggaaaaatgtcacccatgcatgccacaagaatcgaacacggaacaaggaagaagcaaggaactaaggttgagtgccgtgccaagaaaccaaggaaattaatGAAGCGTGTGCGTCCGCCCAGGTTCGAACACGGGAATGCATTTTGGAAACACtaccctgccctccgcgagggcagggcagcatttggttggtgcacaaatctggcgcaccacacacatttctggcgcaccaaatcccTCCCCTagcagcaccagcgcgcaccacagcgatcctggcagcaccaattttttctgccctgccctccgcgagggcagggcagcatcctatgcaccaaggaaaattctggcgcaccaattcttgattctggcagcaccaagcacgcaccgtggcaattctggcgcaccaaatttttcctgccctgccctcggcgcgggcagggcagcgtttcgCGCATCAAGCTCGATCAAGGCCGCACCAACAACGCACCAAActccaaatcctgccctgccctccacaagggcagggcagcctcctgggagcaacttttcatgggccgaaaattcaaattaaaaccccattttaattcatttcttcaccaattcaaaagcccatccaaatccaaaaatccaagaatagaaagtgtataaataggagttagtttgatgtaattaggacctttactttgagctttaAACTTTTGACTTTTATTTTTGAAGCTTTTGAATACTCTTGGTGACTCCaccgagatttcagagaattggagaggagaattgatctctcttcttcctcattcttgcttgagcacttctaatcttctgtttctgagttttgggtgtgagaaattgaggaaattctgtctcaattcccattcaaactctctttaactcttttctgcataattcaattcaatttaaatttcctttactgcttcctcttctaattcttgtcaattgctttgttaacttggatctaggaaggcaaatagggatctaggctctgctacctagtctcttgagacctgagacccaattttgcttttggttcttctgttaaccttgctgcactttaatttcctattctgtttaaatttctgttttatctaaattcatcttctacttaattgattgctgcaatttacttcttctttgtttagatcctgcaatcccattcctcaattcccttttatattcaagcaatttacattcct includes:
- the LOC130962915 gene encoding uncharacterized protein LOC130962915; its protein translation is MPLYAKFLKELMTRKRNWGENETVVLTEECSAIIQKKLPQILKDPGSFRIPFIIGDINMKKVLCDLRASINLMSLAMMKRVRIEEAKPTRMSHQLDDRTFKFPHGVVEDLLVKVGEFIFPANFVVLDMEE